From Acidianus brierleyi:
AAGGTAAGACTTACGGTACTTATCCAGTTGTAGTAGCTAGAATATGTAAATGCTTAGGTATAAGTGAAGATGACTGCGCAATAGGACTAACCTATAGTGAAGCTTCTCTTTTAGTATTTTCTGCTGTAAGATTAGGCGCTATAAGTTACTATAGGGGGCAAGAGATTCTTTCTACACTTTTAAATAGAATAGAAATTCATGAAGAGTTTGAGCCTTTTGATCCTATTTTAGATATTTTATCAAAATCTCATGAGAAAAGGGAACCAAAGGTGTTTATGTCTTGATTAAAATTGGTGTTCTAGGTCCAGTAGGTTCTGGAAAAACTACATTAATAGAATTTTTAGCAAAAGAATTTATAAAGATGAAATTTAAAGTAGGAATAGTTACTAATGACGTAGTTTCAAATTTTGACGCAGTAAGGATATATTCAGATTTAGTCTTAAAAGATAAAGTATTGCCTAAGGAAAATATTGTGGGATTAGTTACTGGGGGATGTCCACATACTGCAATTAGAGAAGATCCTTCTTTAAATATGAGAGCTATAGAAACGTTATCAAGGAAATCTAAATTAGATATAATATTTATAGAAAGTGGTGGAGATAATGTAATGAGCACTTTTAGCCCATTATTATCAGATTATAGTATATTCGTATTAGACACATCTGCTGGAGATAAATATCCTAGAAAAGGAGGATTGGGTATTACACAAAGCGATTTGCTTGTTATCAACAAAATAGACTTAGCTCCATACGTAGGAGCAGATCTTAGCAAAATGAGAGAAGATGCAGAATCTGTTAGGGAAGGCAAACCTACGGCATTTATAAGTTTAAGAACTATGGAAGGAACAGAAGAGCTCATGAGAATATTGCTGGAGGATTTGAATATTGAAGGCTTACTTGGAAATAAATAATTATAATAATAA
This genomic window contains:
- the ureG gene encoding urease accessory protein UreG; translated protein: MIKIGVLGPVGSGKTTLIEFLAKEFIKMKFKVGIVTNDVVSNFDAVRIYSDLVLKDKVLPKENIVGLVTGGCPHTAIREDPSLNMRAIETLSRKSKLDIIFIESGGDNVMSTFSPLLSDYSIFVLDTSAGDKYPRKGGLGITQSDLLVINKIDLAPYVGADLSKMREDAESVREGKPTAFISLRTMEGTEELMRILLEDLNIEGLLGNK